The Rubrobacter tropicus nucleotide sequence GCCGCGAGTACGTCGCGCTCCCTCTCCGTCAGGGGGTTGCCGCCCTCGCTCAGGGCGGAGGCGGCCAGGCCGGGATCAACCACCCGCTCGTCTTTCACGACGCGGCGGATGGCGGTGGCGAGCTCCGTGGCGGGGGCGTCTTTGAGCAGGAAGCCCACGGCGCCCGCCTCCATCGCCCTTTTCAGGTAGCCGGCCCGCCCGAAGGTCGTCAGGATGATGACGCGGCAAGCCGGAAGCCGCTCTTTGAGTTCCACCGCCGCCGAGAGGCCGTCGCCTCCCGGCATCTCGATGTCCAGCAGGGCCACGTCGGGGAAGGCGTCGAGCGCCGCCGGGAGCACCTCGTCCCCGCGGGCGGCCTCGGCGACTATCTCTATGTCTTCCTCCATCGAGAGGAGGGCCGAGAGAGCCCCGCGCACCATCGCCTGGTCCTCCGCAAGCAGCACCCTGACGTTCATGCTTCGCCGTCCTCCTCCCAGGCGTGTCCGTTGGCCTGAGCCGGCACGCGCCCGCCGTCCTTCTCCCGAACGCCTCTTCCGAGCGGCAGATCGGCGCGGAGGCGGAACCCCCGTCGGGCAACGGCCCGGCTTCGAAGCGCCCGCCGCTTGCCTCCACGCGCTCGTCGAGGCCGGCGAGGCCGTTGCCCCCCGTCCCGCTACCGGCACCACTCGGACCGCGTCCGTTGTCCCTCACCTCCGCGCGGATCAGGTCGCCGTCCTGGGTCAGCCGGATCTCGCACCTCTTGGCGCGGCTGTGGCGGACCACGTTCGTGACCCCTTCGCGCACCGTCCAGGTCAAGATGGCCCGGATATCGGTGGGCAGGGCGCCGACCCCGTTGTGGACCCGGCAAGAGATCCCGGCCGCCTCCAGCATCTCGCGGGCGCCGGCCAGTTCCTCCTCGAGCGAGGGGCTGCGATAACCAGACACCGCCTCCCTGACCTCGCGAAGCGCCCCACGCGCTATGGCCTGGATGTCGCGCACCTCCTTCGCGGCCCCGGACCCCTCCCCGGCGTCGGCGAGGAGCCTGCCCGCGAGTTCGCTCTTGAGCGTGATCGAGGAGAGGCTGTGGCCGAGCAGGTCGTGCAGGTCGCGCGCGAACCGCAGCCGCTCCTCCGAGACGGCCAGGCGTGCGATCTCCTGGCGCGCCTCGTGCAGCTCGCGGACCGTCACCACGAGCCGGCTCACCACGATCATGCCGACCCCGTTCGTCAAGAAGGGGACGAGGTTCACCCAGTTGTCCGCGACCGTCCCCCATCCCGACCGTGCCCCGTAGAAGACGACCGCGAGGGTTGCGGAGAGCAGCACGCCCCACGCCGCGTGCCGCACCGGAAGCGTCACGGCGCACGCGACGACGACGTACATGAAACGCCACGGGATGCCGTGCCCGTACACGATCTCGACGTACAGGGCGAAGATGGTCAAGACCGCGATGAGGCCGAGGCGCGCCCGCAGTTCCCGGAGCGTCAACCCGGGATCGGGACACGGGTAGCGCAACATGAGCCAGACGAAGGGCACCGCGAACACCGCCAGCGAGACCAGGAAAACCAACGTCTGCGTCTGGGAGAGGCCCGCCCCGAGCACCCCGGACACGAAGCCGGCGGAGAAGAACAGCCACAGCGCCGCGAAGAGCAGCCAGGCATAAGGTATCAGCCACCCAAACGTTGGGGTGTCGCGAGAGAGTCCGGTTCTCTGGTTGTTTGCCGTCTGGCTCATTCCGCCCCTTCCGAGGCGCCGACCCCCGA carries:
- a CDS encoding response regulator transcription factor, encoding MNVRVLLAEDQAMVRGALSALLSMEEDIEIVAEAARGDEVLPAALDAFPDVALLDIEMPGGDGLSAAVELKERLPACRVIILTTFGRAGYLKRAMEAGAVGFLLKDAPATELATAIRRVVKDERVVDPGLAASALSEGGNPLTERERDVLAASADGATIGDIADGLYLSEGTVRNYLSTAIKKLGVRNRVEAARFAERKGWL